In the genome of Triticum urartu cultivar G1812 chromosome 5, Tu2.1, whole genome shotgun sequence, one region contains:
- the LOC125510807 gene encoding 60S ribosomal protein L36a codes for MVNVPKTKKTYCKNKECKKHTLHKVTQYKKGKDSLSAQGKRRYDRKQSGYGGQTKPVFHKKAKTTKKIVLKLQCQSCKHYSQRAIKRCKHFEIGGDKKGKGTSLF; via the exons GTGAACGTTCCGAAGACCAAGAAAACCTACTGCAAAAACAAGGAGTGCAAGAAGCACACCCTTCACAAGGTCACTCAATACAAGAAGGGTAAGGACAGCCTGTCTGCCCAGGGAAAGCGTCGTTATGACAGGAAGCAGTCGGGATATGGTGGTCAGACCAAGCCCGTTTTCCACAAGAAG GCAAAAACCACCAAGAAGATTGTGCTGAAGCTGCAGTGCCAGAGCTGCAAGCACTACTCCCAGCGCGCCATCAAG AGGTGCAAGCATTTTGAGATCGGTGGAgacaagaagggcaagggaacatcCCTCTTCTAG